The Dokdonia sp. 4H-3-7-5 genomic interval CAAAGTTTGCAAAAATAGGACCCTTCTTGATGCTAAAGTCTGCAAGCTTCATGTTATAGATAAGTGTTCCCACTACATCTGCTGGAAGTAAATCTGGAGTAAACTGTATACGAGAGAAAGATCCGTCTACGGCTTGTGCAAGCGTATTAATCGCTAGTGTTTTTGCAAGACCTGGAACTCCTTCTAAGAGAATATGACCACGACCTAAAAGACCTATAAGTAAACGCTCAATCATGTGTTTTTGACCTACGATTACCTTGTTCATTTCCATTGCGAGAATGTCTACAAAGGCACTCTCTCTTTCTATCTTCTCATTGATAGCCTGTATATCAATAGCAGTAGTATTTTCTTCCATAATTTCAAATTCTATTAAGCAGATACTTCTAACGTCGCAAAATCACATTTTATTCCAATAAAGCTTGTTAACATTTGGTTAAAAATAAAGGAAAATAAAGGGCTTCGCACACATTTGGCTAGTTTTAAAAGCGGTAATTTTATTCTGAACGCAAATTAAAAAACGATAATGAAATTTTCAAGAATTATTCAAGGTTGCATGACGTGGGGTGTGTGGGGTAAGCAATTCAATCAGCAGCAAATGATTGAGACTATGAACCATTGTTTAGAGAAAGGCATTACCACTTTTGATCATGCAGATATTTATGGTGATTACACGACAGAGGGTGAATGGGGTAACGCTTTCGCGAAAGCGAATATCTCCAGAGACCATATACAAATCATAAGCAAATGCGGTATCCAAATGAAAGGCGATGCACGAGCAGAAAATACCATCAAACATTATCAATATGATAAAGAGTACATCATCTCAAGTGCCGAAAGGTCACTGAAAGAGCTGCGTACTGAATACCTAGATTTATTTTTATTACACAGACCTAGTCCGCTACTTGAGCCAGATGAAGTTCATGAGGCAGTGAGCCAATTACAACACCAAGGCAAGATTAAGGATTTTGGAGTATCTAATTTTACACCGCGAGGCGTAGACTTAGTGGCAACAAAAAGTAAGGTAAGCGCAAATCAAATTGAGATTTCTATCACTGAGCGTTCTTCACTTACAGACGGAACGCTAGATTATATGATGGCTCATCAAATCACGCCAATGAGTTGGAGTCCGCTGGGTTCTGTTTTTAGAGAAGACACTCCACAGAATATGCGCATTAAGAAAAAATTGAAGGAACTAGGCGATAAGTATAACGCAACTGAAGACCAACTACTGTTAGCATGGTTGCTCAAACACCCAGCAAATATTCATCCAGTTATAGGGACTACAAGTAAAGACCGCATCACAAATGCTGTAGCAGCAGTAGCGATTAATCTTGAAAGAAAAGATTGGTTTGAACTGCTGGAAGCTAGTACAGGAGAAGAAGTAGCGTAGATTATAAAATAAAAAAAACCTCAAAAGAAATGAAAACAGCACTTATAACAGGCGCAACCAGCGGGATAGGTAGAGCCACAGCAATACGCTTTGCAAATGAATCTATAAATCTTATTCTCTGCGGGCGACGTCAAGAAGAACTTGATACTCTCAAAAATGAATTAAGTAAGCTCGTGCAAGTACAGATACTCAATTTTGATGTGAGAAATAATGAGGATGTACAAAAAGCTATTTTAGACCTACCAGAAGATTTCAAACAAATAGATATCCTAATTAATAACGCAGGTAATGCTCACGGACTCGACCCTATACAAAGCGGATCTATAGAGGATTGGGACGCTATGCTTGACATTAACGTAAAAGGATTGCTTTATGTGAGTAAGGCGATTATTCCACAAATGACCGCACGTAAAAGCGGACATATAATCAACATAGGGTCTACCGCTGCCAAAGAAGTGTACCCTAATGGTAATGTGTATTGCGCAAGTAAGCATGCCGTAGATGCTATTAATCAAGGGATGCGCATTGATCTAAATAAATTCAACATCAGAGTAGGAGCCATACATCCTGGAATGGTAGAAACAGACTTTAGTAAAGTTCGCTTTAAAAATGATGACAAGCGAGCAGATAAGGTGTATCAAGGTTTTGATTGCCTACAACCAGAAGATATTGCAGATATTATTCATTTTGTAGTATCAAGACCTTATCATGTAAATATTGCTGATCTCGTGGTGCTTAGTACGGCACAAGCATCTTCTACTATTGTAAATAAAAGTTGATTGCAAGCTGACTAATGAAATAATGCGATGATCAATAAACGCCTTCTTGTCAAGAACTTACTCGCTCATAATGACGAGAACAGTTTCTACGACAAAAAACGTAAGATTGACATCAGTAACAAAGAAGGGAAAGCAAAGTTTTTAAAGCATATTTGTGCGCTTTCTAACAGTAACCCAAAGAACAATTCTTTTATAGTAATAGGCGTAGATGATGGCGAAAATGCTATTATAGGTGTGCCATTTTTTGATGACAGCAAACTGCAGAATCTCATAAATGCATACTTAGATAATCCTCCTATTATATCTTATGAGAATATTCCTTTTCCTAATTTGCCGCAAGACAAAGTAGTGGGACTTGTTACCATACGAGCACAAGATAAGCTTACAGCGTTACTGCGTAATATCTGGAAATATTGGGGTGGTACGGTGTTTTTTAGAGATGGGAGTATGTCTATGCCTAAGACGTTCAAGTCAGATATTGTAGATGTAAATAGTGAGATTGTTGCGGCAATAGAAAATCACGCAAAAAACAGCATAGGTCTCACGCTTGATGGTGTAATGGACTTTGTAAATCATCGTCATAAGGACATGGAGAGCACTTATAAGGTGTTTAAAGAGCAGTTTGTGTTGTGCTGGGCTGGAAATAAAAAAGTGGTTAAAGGTCAGACGTACTACTCTCGGGTAGATATAGAGCTCATTAATGAACAAGTAAAACTATTTTACTCAACACTAGATGAGGTAACTATTACTTATGATGAGGATTGCTTCAAAATTCAAGAATTTGTACACTTGGGAGTACAAGAGCACTTTAAATATTATCCACTAGAAGAGGTAGTAATACGCTTTCGCGAAAGCGGTACTTATACCATTGATACAACGCTTATTTTTGAACCACCAGTGATAGATAAGAAGACCTTGTATCATATTTTTAATAATAACAATGTTATTTTTTATAAACTGAAACGAGGTATAAAGCTTAATCAAGGGGAGTGGAATGATTTATATAATCTAGCTAATACCTACTTGATTTGTTATCTCAATGGTTTTGAAACAGCCATACAGAAGCTGGTAGAATTGAAACCTTATTTGAAAGTTTTAGATGGTGCTGTCTACGGAAGATATAAGGAAGCCATGCGTATTCTGAGAAAAGTGCGTTATGAATGAAAAATTAAAAAAGAAAGAATAAGAGTATGAGAACATTAGTTTTCGGAGATATACATGGAGGTTATAGAGCCTTAGTGCAGGTAATGAAGAGAGCAAATGTCACACGAGATGATCATCTCATTTTTTTAGGAGATTATGTAGACGGCTGGAGTGAGAGTGATGCAGTTATAGATGAGTTAATGCGCATCAAGAAAGAATATAAAAAAGTCACTTTAATACGTGGTAATCATGACGACCTTGTGCAGCAATGGCTAGAAGGAAAAACAATGTCTCCTAAGTGGTTACAGCATGGCGGGCAAAGTACAATAGATTGCTATGAAAAGAGATCTGCTCAAGAAATTCAATGGCATATTGAATTTTATAAGACTTTTGAGGATTACTATCTAGATGATGAAAATCGCTTTTTCTGTCATGCGGGTTTTCAAAATTTAAACGGTCCAGAATACGAGTGGCATAGTACCGCATTTTATTGGGATCGTACACTCTGGGAGATGGCTTGCGCTATGAGAGAGGATCTCAAAAAGGAAGACCCGTTATATCCTAAACGGTTACAATTATTTGAAGAGATTTATATAGGTCACACACCCACTACGCGTATTAATTCCTTGGTTCCTGTTAATAAAGCAAACATCTGGAATCTTGACACTGGAGCAGCTTTTAAGGGTTCACTTACGGTCATGGATGTGGATACAAAGGAGTTTTGGCAAAGTGATGCGCTTCCATCACTATACCCAGATGAAATAGGTAGAAATTAATAGTTGGCATTGCAACAAGCAATTAATAAGGAGGTCCGGCGTTTTTAATTTCTCCCGTATCTTTAACACAAAGAATCTTTTATGAACTTTAGCGCCCAGCCGCACATTGCGAGATGGTTTATCATCATCGCTTCGCTTATCATTACCACACTCATCTTGTGGAATGTGTCGCTGTTTTTTGATCAGCTCAAGGATGCAGAGCGTTCTAAAGTGGAAATATATGCAGCTGCTTACAGAGCCTTTGCAAATACGAGCGATGTTAATCTAGAAACTAGAAACAGGGATACACGCATTGTTTCTGATGAGCTTATATCCCTACAGCAATTTATAATAGGTGATAATAGAACCATCCCTATACTTTTATACAGCATAGAAGAAAACCATTACACACCTAGGAACATCAATAAAGAAGATAAACTCTCGCAAGAAGATTTTAAACGTCTCGCAGCGGAGTATGCACTCATTAATGAGCCTATTGTAATAGGGTATGACGGAGTTGATAGTCAGATTTTATACTACGGAAACTCATCTGTTATTAATCAGCTTAAGTATTTTCCTATTGCGCTTATTGTGATTGTTATTCTCTTTGTGGCATTGATTTACTTCTATTATTTAACCTCAAAAGCAGGAGCTCAAAATCTACTTTGGGCGGGTATGGCAAAAGAAACCGCTCACCAGATAGGTACACCACTTTCATCCCTTGTAGGTTGGACAGAAATTCTCAAAACGGAAAATGTAAATCCAGATTACATTGCAGAGATGACTAAGGATATCAATAGGCTAGAGACGATTACAAATCGTTTTAGTAAGATAGGCTCTGTTCCAGATCTAGAAGAAGTAGATATCATAGCAGAGACACAGGAAGCCTATGATTATCTGAGTAAGAGAAGCTCTAAGCTCATTAATTTCACCTTAGATGTTCCTCAAGGAGAGCTGCCTGTGATGCTTAATAAAGAACTCTATGGGTGGACTTTTGAGAACCTCATTAAAAATGCAATTGATGCTATGAAGGGTAAAGGAGCATTAACTATCGCAATTTCGCGTGACACTAGATTTGCCAAAATTCTAATTACAGACACAGGTAAAGGAATCCCAAAATCTAAGTTTAATAATATTTTTGAACCAGGTTTTACTACAAAAAGACGTGGCTGGGGTCTTGGACTTTCCCTCGCAAGACGTATTGTTGAGGAGTATCATGACGGACGCATAAGAGTACTAGAATCAGAATTGAATAAAGGAACCACTATGCAAATCTCCCTACGACTAGCCGAATGAATACACGTGTAAAAAATATAAAAGAAGAAATTATAAGTGATCAGTGGGCAACGCTTAAAAAAGTCCATTTTGACTATCAGAATGAAGATGGCTCTTGGGATCAGGTGCGCCGCGAGGTGTATGATCGTGGTGATGGAGCTTGTGCGCTGCTATATAATGTAAAAAGGCAAACGGTATTGCTCATCAAACAATTTAGACTGCCAGCATATCTTAATGAGAATGATGGTTTTCTCGTTGAGGCATGTGCAGGGATGATAGAAGATGAGACTCCAGAACAAACGATTATTAGGGAGATAGAGGAGGAGATGGGGTATCGCATTGATAACATTACAAAAGCGGGTGACTTTTTTATGACTCCTGGTGCAAGCACAGAGCGCATTCATATGTTTCTTGCGTCATATGAGGAAGAGCAAAAAGTTAGTAATGGCGGTGGTTTGGCAACAGAACATGAAGATATCACTGTGATTGAGTACGCTTTCGCGAAAGCGTTAAAAGCATTAAAAAATGGAGAGATTAGAGATGCAAAAACCGTAATCTTGCTGCAAAATTTGGCGCTTTCTGGAATCATGGAAAGATCTAACTAGCCAAATACATCGTACTTCTTTTATGACAACCGAATTAAAGACCATACAAACGACTATTTTACAGTGCAACTGCCCAGAATGCTACAGTAATAGTGGGCTAGAGTTGAGCTTCAAGCAAGAGTGGAAAGATACTTTCTGGGTCAAAAAAGCGACCGATGTAGTACGTGAAGAGATATACTGCAAGCACTGTGAATTTCCTATTTATCCCGTAAAATGGACCGAAGATATTGAGCGTCTTTATGAGTACAATCTAAAACGCGCCGAAAAAGAAACCTTCTTTAAAGTAAAGTCACAAACTTATGTAATAGGGGCTATTACTCTAGCAGTCATTGCTATTGTAGTTTTTGCGTTGGTTAGTAGTTTGTAAATCGTCTTAAAACTCACTTTTTATAACCTCTACAAGCTCTTTAAATTCTCCATCGGTAAGTGTCACTTTTTTCTTAAACTGGATATCTTCCATAGTTTGTAGCGGTACAAGATGTACATGTACGTGAGGAACTTCAAGACCTATTACAGAGACGCCTACGCGTTTACAAGGCACTGCTTTTTCTAGTGCGATAGCAACCTTGCGAGAGAATAGCATGAGGTCGAGATATTCTTGTTCCTCAAGATCAAATATTTTATTTACCTCTTTTTTAGGAATACAAAGTGTATGTCCTTTTGCATTAGGATTTACATCCAGAATAGCGATGTGTTTATCATCTTCGGCAACGATGTGTCCCGGAATTTCTCTATTTATAATCTTTGTAAAAATGCTTGGCATAATTTGAAATTGAAATTGAAATTGAAATTGAAACTGAACTCGAACAAGCTCTTTATTTACTATTTTTAATTCTGGTGACGATTATTCTTATGAGTTGATCGTTTTCATTTCTGAGCGATGCGAGATTGTTTTCTGATAATATATTTGCTTTAACTTGAATGTTGAGATTGCGCATGCTTTCTCTTAGTTCTTTTAAATAAATTCTGAGTTTATGAACTTTGTCGTTAGTGGTTCCCGCCCCTAAGGCTTCTCCATAGTTTAAAGCAGATGAGCAAGATGATCTTATCAATTGTTTTGCGAGGTATTCTGCAGCAAATGAAGATGGTTTTTTACTGTAAAGTATAATAACCGCAGCAGCAAAATCTTCCAGAAGTTCACTCAAATCGAAAGGTTTATCGCTCATGTTATAATTATTTAGCCAACTTCATTTTTCAACTTCTCGTTCAATTTCAATTTTAATTTCGAGTTCAACTTCAACTTCGAGTTCAACTTAGTCCCTTGAGATAGAAACAACGTCAAATTTCATCACGCCACTTGGCACTTGAATTTCGGCTACTTCGCCTACTTCCTTGCCTAGTAGTCCTTTACCTATAGGTGAGTCTACAGAGATGAGTCCCTTTTTAATGTCGGCTTCATTTTGAGCTACAAGTTTGTAGGTCATGGTTGCGCCATTAATTTGATTTTTAATTTTTACCGTAGAGTGCACAAGTACTTTAGATGTATCTAGTTGTGACTCGTCAATGATACGTGCATTTGAGGCTAGGTTTTCTAGTTTTGCAATACGCATTTCAAGCATACCTTGTGCTTCCTTTGCAGCATCATATTCGGCGTTCTCACTTAAATCTCCTTTGTCACGAGCATCTGCAATATCTTGTGATGCCTTAGGGCGCTCTACATCGCGTAGGTGATTGAGTTCATCCTTGAGTTTCTTTAAGCCCTCTGGTGTATAATAATTTACCTTACTCATAATAGATCCGGTTTAAGTATAATTAGTTTAAAAATGTTGTCATTTTATGCATACACATAAAAAAAGTCCCTCTTCGGGACGTGTCTCACGAATATACAAAATATTTTAAATCCTTTACCGTTTTATGGTACCTTGCGAGCCTAAATTATTGAAATCACGCTTTCGCGAAAGCGTAAAAAAAATATTTCTATGCGTCAGATATTGACCTTTGTCCTTCTTACTACTCTTTGCTTTTCATGCACAAATAGTGATGATGGAAACCAGCGTAATCCTTTCTTACTAGATGTTAACTTTTCTACACAGTTGAGTGCTATCCAGGTATTAGATTTAGAAATTCCAAGTAACCCTATCTACGTTCAAAACGGAGGTATACGTGGTCTTTTTGTTATTAATACAGGGAGTAGCATTGTTGCGTGGGAAGCATCAGATCCTAACCATGCACCGAATGATTGCTCGCTTATGGTAATAGACGGTATTAATGTAAAATGCCAGTGTGATGATGATAATAGTTACAATCTCTTTACTGGGCAATCTAATAATGAAGTGCTAGAATACACAATGCTTAATTACCGAGTAAATGCTTCTGGTAATAGCATCACAGTATTTAACTAAAAGTAAAAAAAGAAGCCGACTCAAAAGAGACGGCTTCTCACTTACAATTTGTAGTTCAGTCCCCCAACTGATTACACATTGTTTAATTTTAGTGTCTTAAATATAGCGAAAATTAAATAATAAGGTCGTTTATCCCTTAAAATTTAAGTGTAGCTCCTACTAAGAAGTTAATTCCCGCCTGCGGATAATAGCCCGCTCCTTCAATTGTTGTAATCTCATTAGGTACTGAGAAATCATCATCATACGTAAAGAAATACCCGTTAGACACATAGTCTATATTAAAGATGTTGTTTACTAATCCGTTAAGGATAATTGATTTAAAAACAGACACATCCTCTATCTCATAACTTATATTTAAATCATTTGTAAAGTAACTGTCTAGCTTTGAAAAGTCGCTATCGATGTTTCCTAGATATTGTTCTCCTACATATTTTGATAAGAAGCTCAATCTTAAATTTTCAGCAGGTTTATAGCTTATGGTGTTACCCACTACCACATCTGGAGAATAAGAGATATTTGTATGTTCTAGGTTTGTTAATACACCATCTCTTTCAAAAACGAAGTCTCTATTCTTATTTGTGCTTAAAGCTAGATTAGGTTGTATCATCACCTTGTCAGTAATAGCAACTGCGGCATCTATTTCGATACCTGCTCTATAACTCTCGCCACTATTTGCACGTATAGGTGCTCCTACGTCATCTAGTGCTCCAGTTAGAACTAGCTGGTCACGATATCCCATATAATATCCATTTACATTAAGCGACACGCGGCTCGTGTTGTATCTCCATCCTAATTCCCAGTCGTTAAGACGCTCTGGACGCGGTGCTCCGTTTTCAAAATCTGTACGGTTAGGTTCGCGATTTGCTCTTGCAAAAGATGCATATAATTGATTTTCGCTGTCTATTTTATAAGAAAGACCTGCTTTTGGGTTAAAGAAACTATAGTCTTCGTCTACAATAAATTCGGCAACGTCAGAGTTGATTCCGTCTGTAGTGTATGAGATAAAGCGCTGCTGTAAGTCTAAATATCCACTCCATTTTGAATTGAAGCGATAGTTCGCTTTCGCGAAAGCAGAAAATTCTTTTTTCTTCCCAGTCCCGAAGTAATAGTTATCACCAGTCTCACTATCACTAGCAAAACGCGCCCAAATCACTTCGCCAAAATGGTCTCCATCATATATACTACCATAAGCACCACCTACAAAGTCAATCTTATTGTCCTTGTAATTTGCCGTCGCACTTGCCACATAGAAGTCATTGTCTAGCCAGCGACGTCTTATAATATCTGATGTTTCTATGGTTTCACTCCCTATAACTACAGGGGAAATACTGTAAAAAGCAAGATCTTCATCCTCTTTATATTCTTCAAAAAAGCCTCTACCATAGGTGTAGTTTAAACTGAGCTGTGTGCTCCAGTTATTGTCATAACGCTGGTTCCAGTGTAGTTGGTAATGATCCTGCTTGTAATCATCTACTTGATTCTCGTGAAAGCGTGTTTCACCATTCTCATCTGTAAACTGTCCCGCAGGGTTAAAGGTTCTATCTTCGGCTAGTGTCTCTGCATCTATCCCAAACCAAGATTGGTATGTAACCTCTGATCCTGCAAAGTTGATAAGCTTGATAAGCGTATTATCATCCTTGTATGCTGCTTGCAAAAAGTAAGATTTAAGATCAGATGACGCACGGTCGATGTAACCGTCAGATTTGATCTGTGATAAACGACCAGATATCTCTATGTGATCGTTAAGCAAGCCTGTGCTAAATTTCACATTGTGACGTCGCGTCCCAAAAGACCCAAAAGAGTTAGAAATCTCGCCATATGCCTCATTAGAAATTGCATCTGTAAGAATATTAAGACTTGCTCCAAAAGCTCCAGGTCCATTAGTAGAAGATCCTACACCACGTTGCAATTGTAAACTCTCGACAGAAGAGCTGAAGTCTTGAAGATTTACAAAGAACGTAGTTGCACTCTCTGCATCATTATATGGGATTCCATTTATAGTAACATTGATACCTTGATTACCCGTACCGCGCACTCTAAAACCTGTGTAACCTATTCCCGCACCTGCATCTGAGGTTGTTACTACACTTGGTAAAAAGTTAAGCTGCGTGGCAATGTCTTGACCTAAGTTGCGCTCTGCAATTTGTTTTTTTGTAAGGTTGGAATGCGTAATAGGTGAGTCGGCTTTTACTCGTACAGAACGAACTAAAACTTCATCAAGTGACTCTACTTTTGTAGTGTCTACCACTGTTTTCTCTTGTGCG includes:
- a CDS encoding aldo/keto reductase family oxidoreductase — protein: MKFSRIIQGCMTWGVWGKQFNQQQMIETMNHCLEKGITTFDHADIYGDYTTEGEWGNAFAKANISRDHIQIISKCGIQMKGDARAENTIKHYQYDKEYIISSAERSLKELRTEYLDLFLLHRPSPLLEPDEVHEAVSQLQHQGKIKDFGVSNFTPRGVDLVATKSKVSANQIEISITERSSLTDGTLDYMMAHQITPMSWSPLGSVFREDTPQNMRIKKKLKELGDKYNATEDQLLLAWLLKHPANIHPVIGTTSKDRITNAVAAVAINLERKDWFELLEASTGEEVA
- a CDS encoding SDR family NAD(P)-dependent oxidoreductase, with amino-acid sequence MKTALITGATSGIGRATAIRFANESINLILCGRRQEELDTLKNELSKLVQVQILNFDVRNNEDVQKAILDLPEDFKQIDILINNAGNAHGLDPIQSGSIEDWDAMLDINVKGLLYVSKAIIPQMTARKSGHIINIGSTAAKEVYPNGNVYCASKHAVDAINQGMRIDLNKFNIRVGAIHPGMVETDFSKVRFKNDDKRADKVYQGFDCLQPEDIADIIHFVVSRPYHVNIADLVVLSTAQASSTIVNKS
- a CDS encoding ATP-binding protein; translation: MINKRLLVKNLLAHNDENSFYDKKRKIDISNKEGKAKFLKHICALSNSNPKNNSFIVIGVDDGENAIIGVPFFDDSKLQNLINAYLDNPPIISYENIPFPNLPQDKVVGLVTIRAQDKLTALLRNIWKYWGGTVFFRDGSMSMPKTFKSDIVDVNSEIVAAIENHAKNSIGLTLDGVMDFVNHRHKDMESTYKVFKEQFVLCWAGNKKVVKGQTYYSRVDIELINEQVKLFYSTLDEVTITYDEDCFKIQEFVHLGVQEHFKYYPLEEVVIRFRESGTYTIDTTLIFEPPVIDKKTLYHIFNNNNVIFYKLKRGIKLNQGEWNDLYNLANTYLICYLNGFETAIQKLVELKPYLKVLDGAVYGRYKEAMRILRKVRYE
- a CDS encoding metallophosphoesterase family protein gives rise to the protein MRTLVFGDIHGGYRALVQVMKRANVTRDDHLIFLGDYVDGWSESDAVIDELMRIKKEYKKVTLIRGNHDDLVQQWLEGKTMSPKWLQHGGQSTIDCYEKRSAQEIQWHIEFYKTFEDYYLDDENRFFCHAGFQNLNGPEYEWHSTAFYWDRTLWEMACAMREDLKKEDPLYPKRLQLFEEIYIGHTPTTRINSLVPVNKANIWNLDTGAAFKGSLTVMDVDTKEFWQSDALPSLYPDEIGRN
- a CDS encoding sensor histidine kinase, translating into MNFSAQPHIARWFIIIASLIITTLILWNVSLFFDQLKDAERSKVEIYAAAYRAFANTSDVNLETRNRDTRIVSDELISLQQFIIGDNRTIPILLYSIEENHYTPRNINKEDKLSQEDFKRLAAEYALINEPIVIGYDGVDSQILYYGNSSVINQLKYFPIALIVIVILFVALIYFYYLTSKAGAQNLLWAGMAKETAHQIGTPLSSLVGWTEILKTENVNPDYIAEMTKDINRLETITNRFSKIGSVPDLEEVDIIAETQEAYDYLSKRSSKLINFTLDVPQGELPVMLNKELYGWTFENLIKNAIDAMKGKGALTIAISRDTRFAKILITDTGKGIPKSKFNNIFEPGFTTKRRGWGLGLSLARRIVEEYHDGRIRVLESELNKGTTMQISLRLAE
- a CDS encoding NUDIX domain-containing protein, whose product is MNTRVKNIKEEIISDQWATLKKVHFDYQNEDGSWDQVRREVYDRGDGACALLYNVKRQTVLLIKQFRLPAYLNENDGFLVEACAGMIEDETPEQTIIREIEEEMGYRIDNITKAGDFFMTPGASTERIHMFLASYEEEQKVSNGGGLATEHEDITVIEYAFAKALKALKNGEIRDAKTVILLQNLALSGIMERSN
- a CDS encoding HIT family protein, yielding MPSIFTKIINREIPGHIVAEDDKHIAILDVNPNAKGHTLCIPKKEVNKIFDLEEQEYLDLMLFSRKVAIALEKAVPCKRVGVSVIGLEVPHVHVHLVPLQTMEDIQFKKKVTLTDGEFKELVEVIKSEF
- a CDS encoding four helix bundle protein, coding for MSDKPFDLSELLEDFAAAVIILYSKKPSSFAAEYLAKQLIRSSCSSALNYGEALGAGTTNDKVHKLRIYLKELRESMRNLNIQVKANILSENNLASLRNENDQLIRIIVTRIKNSK
- the greA gene encoding transcription elongation factor GreA, which translates into the protein MSKVNYYTPEGLKKLKDELNHLRDVERPKASQDIADARDKGDLSENAEYDAAKEAQGMLEMRIAKLENLASNARIIDESQLDTSKVLVHSTVKIKNQINGATMTYKLVAQNEADIKKGLISVDSPIGKGLLGKEVGEVAEIQVPSGVMKFDVVSISRD
- a CDS encoding TonB-dependent receptor, with amino-acid sequence MKKILLSMIALAGITASAQEKTVVDTTKVESLDEVLVRSVRVKADSPITHSNLTKKQIAERNLGQDIATQLNFLPSVVTTSDAGAGIGYTGFRVRGTGNQGINVTINGIPYNDAESATTFFVNLQDFSSSVESLQLQRGVGSSTNGPGAFGASLNILTDAISNEAYGEISNSFGSFGTRRHNVKFSTGLLNDHIEISGRLSQIKSDGYIDRASSDLKSYFLQAAYKDDNTLIKLINFAGSEVTYQSWFGIDAETLAEDRTFNPAGQFTDENGETRFHENQVDDYKQDHYQLHWNQRYDNNWSTQLSLNYTYGRGFFEEYKEDEDLAFYSISPVVIGSETIETSDIIRRRWLDNDFYVASATANYKDNKIDFVGGAYGSIYDGDHFGEVIWARFASDSETGDNYYFGTGKKKEFSAFAKANYRFNSKWSGYLDLQQRFISYTTDGINSDVAEFIVDEDYSFFNPKAGLSYKIDSENQLYASFARANREPNRTDFENGAPRPERLNDWELGWRYNTSRVSLNVNGYYMGYRDQLVLTGALDDVGAPIRANSGESYRAGIEIDAAVAITDKVMIQPNLALSTNKNRDFVFERDGVLTNLEHTNISYSPDVVVGNTISYKPAENLRLSFLSKYVGEQYLGNIDSDFSKLDSYFTNDLNISYEIEDVSVFKSIILNGLVNNIFNIDYVSNGYFFTYDDDFSVPNEITTIEGAGYYPQAGINFLVGATLKF